Genomic DNA from Frondihabitans sp. PAMC 28766:
AGCCCGTGGCCTCAGCCCCTCCTTTTCGGCACGATCCCTCCTTCCTACGGGAGGAATGACGCCGGAACGGAGGGGCTTCGGCGTTGTGCGGGGACGTCTAGTGCCGATGCTTCCAGAGGTAGGGAAGGAAGAAGCCGAGGTTCGCGCTACCACCCATGGCCGAGCGCACGATCACCTCGGTCTCTCGATCGAACGCTTCGGTCTCGTGCGCATCGCTGCAGTTGCAGACTGACTCGCACTCGTCGATCAGCTGCCTGATCTCGGCCTTCGTCTCGCGGACGAACCGCCTGGTGTCGTGATCCATTGGTCTTCAACGCCTCTCTGCGCCTCATACCGGTCTTCCGTCGTGACGACTTTGTCGCGACCTCCTCTATCGTACGACTGTCGCGGTTGTCTGCGACCGGGCAGGCCGATCCGCGACGGCCAGAATCGCGACCAGCACGGCGATCACGACCAACAGCACGAGGCTCACCGGCCCGGTGCCCCAGTCGAGGCCGCCGCGGGCGTGCGAGACGCCCATCCAGTCGGCGTAGGACGCGCCCATCGGCCGCGTCACGACGTAGGCGAACCAGAAGAACAGGATCGCGCGCGCGCGGCTCACCCCGTAGGCGACGGCCGGGATCGCGATCACCACGGTGAAGACGATCGCCGACGGCAGATAGCCGAGGTGGAAGGTCGTCGCCGTCAGGTCGCCCGTCGCCGTGCCGAGCGCGAACGTGGCGAGGATCGCGCACCAGTAGAACGCCTCTCGCCGACGCGTCGTGATGCTGTGGATCGACAGTGTGCCCTCGGTGCGCCGCCACACGACGAAGACCAGGGCCAGCAGGATCGCGAAGGAGGGTGCCGTCACGATGTACGGGATGCCGATCACGGCGTGGAGGACGTCGGCGACCATCGTGCCGAACACGCTCACCATGACGACGGCGAACCAGTAGAGCGCGGGCCGGTAGCGATCGGAGCGGAACTGCAGGAACAGCGCGATCACGAACCCGGCAAAGCCGATGAAGGCACCGACGACCGGGTCGAGGTGCGTGACGAGGAAGTCGGACGACGTCTCGCCCATGCCCGTGGTGAGCACCTTGATGATCCAGAACAGCGCGGTGATCTCGGGCACCTTCGAGCGAGCGTAGGAGACGGCCATCTTCCAATCCTGCCGCGGAGCCTCCAAGAATCCCCCCAGATCGCCGGCGCGGCAGCAGACCTACGCCGCGACGCCGACCACGTCGATGCCCGCTCGACGCGCTGTCTGAGCCAGCTGCTCGTCGAACGTCGCGAGGCGGGCCCGGCCTGACTCGGCGACGCAGCTCAGAGGCGACCGGTGGCGCGCGACCACCACTGCGGCGCGCCCGACGAGATGACGCGCACGGCACGGTCGACGTCGTCGAGGTCGCCGATCACGAGCCACTCCCGCACGGCCGCGACGAACCCGGCGGCGCCGTAGACGGAGATCATGGCGACGGCCGAGCCGTCGAGCTCGTCGGGCGGCAGCGGGGCGATGTCGGGGTATTCACGCAGGGCCAGCTCGAGACTGCGCGCGAGGAAGTCGACGAGAGTTCGATACACGGGCGACGCGTTGGGGCCGCTGAGAGCCGTGCGGTAGACGTTGGCATGCTCGGCGATGTGATGCAGGAGGGCGGGCTCGGATTCGCGCAGGACGGTGGCGAGCTCGGACCGCGGTGGCAGCTCCGCCGAATAGGCGGCACCGAACTCTTCGAGGAGCTCGCGGATCGCGAGCGTCAGCAGGTCGGTCACGCTCGTCGCATGCCGATAGAACGTGTCGCGCGTGACCTCGGCCGCGCGAGCCAACTCCGAGACGGTCACGTCGTCGAGCCGCCCCCGCTCGGCGAAGGCCAAAACCGTTTTTGTGAGACGGTCGCGACTTCGCCGTGCTCGTGGATCCATGCGTTCACCGTAAACCCGACCGCCGGTCAGCCTTTCGGGAGACAGCGAGGCCCTTCGTCAGGAGAGGGTGGGGCCCGCTGACCCATCAGCCGGCCCCACCCGTGGCCGGTTGCCGGCCGCGCCCCCAGAGCCCTGATCCATGCCGTGGGTGCGATCTCAAACTATCAAACATTTGTCAGTAAAACCATCGATTTGCCTCGTCGAAATAGTTGCAGAAGACGTCTTTTGCAGATGGGGAATGTGACTGGCCGAAGAATGTTTGATCTCAGCATGACCTCGTCAACAGAACGCAGCGGTTGGTCGAGCGTCGCCTCGGTGGCCCTCGGATCCTTCGTGCTCGTGCTCTCCGAATTCCTGCCCATCGGCCTCCTGCCCTCGATCGCTCAGGGGCTGCACGTCGGGGTCGGCACCGCCGGGCTGATGGTGGTCTTCACAGCCCTGACGGGCGCGATCGCCGCCCCGGTCGTGACCGTCGCGACGTCGAAGATCGACCGCCGGGCGGTGCTCGTCGGCCTCACGATCCTGCTCGTCGTCGCCGACGGGATCGCCGCGATCGCGCCGACCTTCGGCGTGCTGCTCGTCGCCCGCATGCTGCTGGGCGTCGGCATCGGCGGGTTCTGGGCCATCGGAGCCGGCATCGCGGGCCGCCTCGTGCCCGCGGCCTCGGTCATCCGCGCGACGTCGCTGATCACTGCCGGCATCTCGGTCGCCACCGTCGTGAGCCTGCCGCTGGGGGCGTTCGTCTCGTCGTTGGCATCCTGGCGTCTGGCCTTCGTCATCGGCGGTGTGCTGGGGCTCGTCGCGCTGATGCTGCAGCTGATCCTGCTGCCGCGCATCCCCGCGACGCACCGGGTGCGGTTCGCTTCGCTGGGCGCACTCCTCAGGATCCCGAGGGCTCGAGTCGGCCTCATCGCCACCGCGTTCGTCTTCGTGGCCCAGTTCGCGGCCTACACGTATGTCACGCCCTACCTGAAGGACATTGTCGGCGCCGGCCCCGACACGATCACGCTGGCGCTGCTCGTCTTCGGCGTGGCCGGAATCGTCGGCAACTTCGTCGCGGGGGCGACCCTCAGCCGCAGCGTGCTCGGCACCCTCGGCGTCGCGAAGTTCGTGCTGGCCGGGGCCGTCGTGGCCCTGCCTCTGCTCGCCCACTCGGTGCCGGGCGTGTTCGCGCTGCTGGTGATCTGGGGATTCGTCTGGGGCGCCCTGCCGCTCGGCACGCAGACCTGGATGGGCGGTGCCTCGCCGAACGGCAGCGAGAGCGGGCTCGCGCTCTTCGTGACGACGATCCAGTTGTCGATCTCCGTCGGGTCGGTGGCGGGCGGCGCCGTCGTGTCGGCGCTCGGGATCAGCGCCGACTTCTGGCTGGCGGCCGCGATCGCCGTCGTCGGGGCGGTCGTGCTGATCGCGCTGGGGCTGCGGCGGTCGAATGCGCTGGTGCCGGCGGCCGCTTCTCCGGCCACGGTCACTGCGGTTGCCGGCGGGTCGGACTGCGTTCCCGCGGCCTGACCCCCTGCTGCGTGCCGGGCGGCACGACCCTCGCCGGGGTGGAGTCAGCGCGGGAGACGGGACGCCAGCAGCTCGGCGAGGTGCTGGCCGTGCCGGCCGGCGAGCTGCTCGGCCTGGGTGCGGCACGAGAAGCCGTCGGCCAGCAGGACGGCGTCGGGAGCCGCGCGAAGTGCGGGCAGCAGCCCGTTCTCGGCCACCGCGACCGAGACGTCGTAGTGCCCCTTCTCCATGCCGAAGTTTCCGGCCAGACCACAGCAGCCGCTGACCGTCGTGGTCGTGGCTCCTCCCGACGCGAGCAGTGCGGCGTCGGCCTCGAAACCCATCACCGCGTGCTGGTGGCAGTGCGGTTGCACCACGGCCTCGACGTCGTCGAGCGGCGGAGTCTCCCACCCCGGGGTCCCCCGCAGCAGCTCGGCAAGAGTGAGCGTCGCGTCACTCACCGCAGCCGCGCGCGGGTCGCCGGGCAGCAGCTCGACGACATCGCTGCGCAGCACCGCAGTGCACGAGGGCTCGAGCCCGACCACCGGCACCCCTTCCGAGACGAACGGCCACAGCGCGTCGACCGACGAGCGCAGCAGCCGCTTCGCCTGGTCGAGCTGGCCCGTCGTGATCCAGGTGAGGCCGCAGCACTCCTGCCGCTCGAGCAGGATCGGCTCGTACCCGGCCTGTTCGAGCACGCTCACCGCGGCGATCCCCACCTGTGGTGTCACGCCGTTGGTGAAGCTGTCGGCCCAGATGACGACCCGGCCGTGCGGTGCAGCCTGCGGCGAAGTCGACGGCCCGGCTTCGCTCGGCTCGACCCACCTCGCGTCGGCGCGCGACCGCGCGGCCCACCACTGCCGCAGCGTCTGCGCCGGCAGCCGCGGCACGTCGCGCCGCGGGTCGGCCCCGGCGAGGCGCAGACATAGGCGCGCCAGCGGGCGGAATCGGCCGGCGATGTTCACGACTCGGGCGACGCCGGGCACGGCGGTGAAACGCAACCACAGCGGCAGCCGACCGAACGTGTAGTGCGCGAGCGGTCGGATCCTGCGCTCGTAGCGGCGATGCAGCACCTCTGATTTGTAGGACGCCATGTCGACGCCGGCCGGGCAGTCGGAGGCGCAGGCACGGCACGAGAGACAGAGGTCGAGCGACTCGGCCACGGCCGGATCGTCGAAGCCGCGGATGAGTGACCCGTCGATCACCTCTTGCAGCACGCGAGCCCGGCCTCGCGTCGAATCCTTCTCGTCTTTCGTCGCGAGAAACGACGGGCACATGAAGCCGCCGGTCGACGAGTTGTCGGCTCGGCACTTGCCGACACCGACGCAGCGATGCACAGCCTCCGACAGGTCGCCGTGATCGTGCGGCAGCGACAGGCCGCGAACCGGCAGGATGCGAGACAGCGGCACCCGCAGATCGGCGTCGACAGGCGCCGGGTCGAGCACGATGCCGGGGTTCAGCACGCCGTCGGGGTCGAAGATGCGCCTGAAGTCGGCGAACGCCTGCAGCGCCTCGGGCGAGTACATCACCGGAAGCAGCCCGCTGCGGGCGCGGCCGTCGCCGTGTTCGCCGGAGAGCGAGCCACCGTGCCGCACGACCAGGGGCGCTGCCTCGTCGAGGAAGGCGCGGAACAGCTCGGGCCCCTGCTCGAGCGGGAAGTCGAGCCGGGTGTGCACGCAGCCGTCGCCGAAGTGGCCGTACTCCAGGCCGTGCACGCCGTGCTTCTTCTTGAGGGCGGCGAGATCGCGAAGGTAGGCGCCGAGGTTCTCGACCGGCACCGCCGAGTCCTCCCAGCCGGGCCACGCCGGGCGGCTGTCGCCGGTGGCGGGGTCGATCGCACGGCCGGCGAGACCGACGCCGTCCTCGCGGATGCGCCAGAGGCGGCGCCCCTCGGGGCCCCGGCCGACGAGACGGCTGTCGCGCGCGCCGGCGGCGGTCCGTGCGACGAGCGCCGCCGCGGCGTCGGCCTCGTCGTCGGTCGCCCCCTCCAGCTCGACGAAGAGCCAGGCTCCCCCGTCGGGAAGCGACGGCACCGTCTCGGCGCCCCGGGCCAGCCGCACGACGTCGACGAGCGGGGCGTCCATGCTCTCGATCGCGACGGGGCGGAGCGGCAGCAGCGACGGCACGTCGTCGGCCGCCGCCGCGACGTCGTCATACGAGAGCACCACGAGGCTCGTCGATGCGGGGATCGGCACCAGAGAGACGGTTGCCTCGAGCAGGATTCCGCAGGTGCCCTCCGTGCCCGCCAGCGCCTTGGCGAGGTCACGGCCGCGCTCGGGCAGGAGGTGCTCCAGCCCGAAGCCCGAGCCCTGGCGACCGAAGCGGCCGAGCTCGGTGCGGAAGACGGCGAGGTTGCGGCTCACCAGGGCGTCGAGTGCGGGGTGAGTGTCCGATCCCTCCCCCACCGTCGTGATCCTGCCGCTGCCCTCGACCATCGTGAGCGAGACGACGTTGTCGGCCGTGCGGCCCCAGTGGACGGCCCGGGGGCCGCAGGCGTTGTTGCCGATCATGCCGCCGAGGGTGCAACGCGACTGGGTGGACGGGTCGGGCCCGAAGCGGAGGCCGTGCTCGGCCGCCGCCTTCTGCAGATCGGCGAGGATCACGCCGGGCTGCAGGGTCGCGGTGCGGGCCTCGGGGTCGAGCCGCACGATGCGCGTGAAGTGACGGCTGAAGTCGAGCACGAGCCCCGCGCCGACGGCGTTGCCCGCGATGCTCGTGCCGGCCCCGCGCGCGGTGACGCTCGAGCCGTTCGCCCGGGCTGCCTGCACGCACGCGACGACATCGTGCTCGTCGCGCGGGTAGACGACGCCGGTCGGCACGACGCGGTAGTTCGACGCGTCGCTCGAGTACTCGGCGCGGCGGCGCGCGTCGTCGTCGAGCTCGCCGTGCAGCTCGCTCGCGAGCGCGTCGACCCAGGCCGGGCGGGTCGCGGTGGCTGCGCTCACCGCCCCAGTATGCGTCCGTCGGCGGCCGTGGTCGCGAAATCGCGATCGCGGCTAGTCCTCGGCGGCAGCGGCGGCCTCACGGTCGCGCTGCCGGGCCAGCAACCGCGGCGTCAGGATCCAGAGCGCGATCGCCCCGGCCACGGCCCGAGCCGCCCCGAAGCAGAGCACGATCACGCCCGTGGCGATTCGGCCGCCGGCGAGAAAGCCCAGGCCCACGAGCCCGAGCCCGATGTCAACGGCGAAGGGTGCCTTCAACCAGAACAGCAGCCTCCGGGTCGGGTCGTCCATGTGCCCCATCCTGCGCCCGTCCCCCGCCGCACCCTTACCCTTTCGGCTCAGCCGGCCCGACCAGAACGGAAGATCGAGCCGAAAAGGTAAGGGAGGGGGAGGAGGTCAGTCTGCGGCCAGTGGCACCGGCCCGGTCGGAGCGGAGCCAGAGGCAGAACCGTCGGCGGCCGCATCGGCAGCACCGGCAGCAGCAGCCCGCACCCGCGGCATCGCGAGCACTGCAATCACGACCAGCAGCGCGGTGACCACCACCGCGACGAACACCGCCGTCGAGGCCGAGACGATCACATGCGGCACGTGGTCGCCGCCCTGCGTCGCGGCGTAGATCGCGTTGGCGATGGCGCCGAAGACGGCGACGCCGAGGGCGCTGCCGATCGAACGGCTGAAGAGGTTCGTGCCGGTGACGACGCCGCGCTCGTTCCACTCGACGCTCGACTGCGCGGCGATGAGGCTGGGAGTTGCCACGAGGCCCATGCCGAGACCCATCACGAAGCAGGTCAGAGCGACGAGCAGCACGCTCACCAACGGTGCGACGACGACGAGGAGAGCTGCGCCGATCACGGTCAGAGTGACGCCGATCAGCACCGTCGACCGGAAGCCGATGCGGAGGTACAGCCGCCCCGACTGCGACGCCGACACCGGCCAGCCGAGAGTGAGCGCGGCGAGCGCCAGCCCCGCGAGGATGGGCGACTGGCCCCCTGCGCCCTCGAGGTAGGTGGGGACGTACGACGTGAGCCCGAGGATGAGGGCGCCGACACCGAACGAGATCAGCGACGTCGTCAACAGCAGCCGGCGCGAGAACACCCACGGCGGCAGCACCGGCTCGGCGGCCCGCCGCTCGACGACGAGGAAGGCGACGAGCACCAGGGCCCCGAGGGCGAACGCTCCGATGCTGACGGGCGAATCCCACGCCCAGGCCTGGCCGCCTTCGAGCACCGCGACGATCAGCAGGCTGAGGGCCCCGGTCAGCAGGCCCGCCCCGAGGTAGTCGACCCTGTGCCGCGTGCGCTCGATGTTCTCGTGGAAGGCGCGCAGCAGCATCCACACGGCGAGCAGGCACAACGGCACGTTCACGAAGAAGATGCCGCGCCAGATGCCGAGCGACGAGAAGACGCCGCCGAGGGTCGGCCCGACGACCGACGAGATCGCCCAGACGCTGGCGAGGTAACCCTGCGCCTTCGCCCGCTCTTTCAGCGTGTAGATGTCGCCGGCGATCGTGATGGCCATCGGCTGCACGGCCCCGGCGCCGAGCCCCTGGATCACGCGGAAGAGGATCAGCGCGGGCATGCTCCACGCGAAGCCGCAGAGCACCGATCCGAGCAGGAAGAGCCCGATGCCGATCAGGACGATGGGCTTCCGGCCGACCGTGTCGGAGAGCTTCGCGTAGATGGGCACCGACACCGCCTGCGCCAGCAGGTAGATCGAGAAGACCCAGGGGAAGGACGAGAAGCCCCCGATGTCGTGCACGATCGAGGGCACGGCAGTGGCGACGATGGTGGAGTCGATGGCGACGAGACCGGTGGTCAGCATCAGGGCGATCAGGATCGGTCCGCGTTCGGACCGGAAACCGACGCCGTCGGCGGGGTTGCTCATGAGGGGCCCAACCTGCGTGTCCGCTGAAATAGTCCGGCAGCGGCTGAACTTTCGTCCCGGTTTCCTCGTAGGTAGGTCGAAGAGAATTTGTCCATCCCCGATTTCGAGATGAGAACCCTCATGCTGTCTGCAGCCCGATCCCGCACTGCACTCCTCGCCCTCACCGGCGCCTCCGCCGTCGCCCTCCTGGCCGGCTGCTCGTCCACCAGCGGGTCGACCACCGGCTCCGGCTCGTCCGGCAGCGGGTCGTCCGGCTCCGGATCGTCGAACTCGAGCTCGAGCTCCGGCTCGAGTGACAGCAGCAGCACGAGCCCCAGCAGCGCCACCGACGCGGGCACCTCCAGCGGCAGCTACAAAGACGGCACCTACACCGAGCAGGGCACCTATTCATCGCCCGGCGGGCAAGAGCTGATCAGCGTCGACCTCACGATCGCCAGCGATTCGGTCAAGGCCGTCACCGTCAAGACCGTCAAGGCCGACCCGACCGCCACGCAGTACGAGTCGCAGTTCATCGGCGGCATCTCGAAGGCGATCGTCGGCAAGAAGATCGACGACCTGCACGTCACCCAGGTCGCCGGCTCGTCGCTCACCAGCCAGGGCTTCGACAACGCCCTGACCAAGATCAAGGCCGACGCCAAAGCCTGATGCCTGTCGTCGCCGACCCCCGGCTGCCCGCCGTCTGGCATTTTGACGCCATCGGGGCGCCCTGGGCCATCTCGACGGCGTCGCCGCTGCCCGCGCCCGTCGCACAGCGCGTCTCCGACTGCATCGCGGCGTTCGACCGCACCTGGTCGCGGTTCCGCGACGACTCCCTCGTCGCGCGCATCGCCCGTGAGCCCGGCCGGTACGAGATGCCGCAGGATGCCACGCCCCTGTTCGACCTCTACCGCCGCCTCGACGAGGTGACGGGTGGCGCCGTCAGCCCGTTGGTCGGCCGCCGGCTCGAGCACCTCGGCTACGACCGCGACTACTCGTTCCGGCTCGCACCCGGCGTCTCGGCCAGCGACCCTGCCGCGGTGCCCCGGTTCGCCGAGGTCGCCCACTGGGACGGTCGCGTGCTCACGACGACGGCACCCGTGCTGATCGACATCGGCGCGGCGGGCAAGGGCTGCCTCGTCGACCTCGTGTGCGCCATCCTCGACGAGGCGAGTCTCGACGCGGCAGGCGTCACGGACTACGTCGTCGACGCCTCCGGCGACCTCCGCCACCACGGCACGGTGCCGGCCCGGGTCGCCCTCGAGCACCCCTTCGACCCGACGCTCGCAATCGGCGTGATCGAGCTCTCGAACGCAGCCCTCTGCGCGTCGGCCCCGAACCGACGCACCTGGGGCGAGGGGCTGCACCACATCATCGACGCCACGACCGGGCTGCCGACCTCATCGGTCGTGGCATCCTGGGCCCTCGCCCCCACCGGCCTCGCGGCCGACGGGCTCGCCACCGCCCTCTTCTTCCGCTCTCCTGACGCCCTGGCAGAAGCCTTCGCCGACGACTTCACTCTCGAGGCCGTCCGCGTCACCGCCGACGGCATCGCCTCGACGACACCGACCTTCTCTGGAGACCTCTTCTCATGACCGGCTTCACCTCCTGGCTCGACTCGCTCACCGGCCGCGTGACCATGTACCGGCTGGTGCTGATGGGGCTCCTCCTCGTGCTGGTCGAGTCGCTCGTCGTGTCGCTGCTCGGCAAGATCGCGTACCAGCCCCTGCCGATCCTGGTGTCGGCCGCCGTCGCCGTGCTGGCCACGGTGATCAGCGGTCGCCTCGTCGCCCTGATCTTCCGGGTCAAGCCGCACACCGAGTCGTCGATCGTCACGGGGCTCATCCTGACCTTCCTGTTCACGCCCTTCCTCACCGCGCAGAGTCTCGGCTGGCTGGCCGTCGCCGGGGTTATCGCCTCGGTGTCGAAGTACGTGCTCGCGGGCCGCGGGCGGCACATCTTCAACCCGGCGGCCGTGGCCGCGGTGGTGATGAGCATCGCCGTGCCGAGCGTCTTCCCGAGCTGGTGGGTGGGGGCGCCCTGGATCCTGCCGGTCGTCGTGATCGTGGCCTTCGTGATCCTGCATCGCACTCGACACCTCAGCATGGGCATCGTGTTCTTCGTGGTGGCGACCGCGGTCGTCACCCTCGAGTCGATGTCGAACGGCTCGACGTCGTCGATGGCCCTGCAGAACGCGCTGCTCTCGTCGCCGGTGGTCTTCTTCGCCGGCATCATGCTCTCCGAGCCGCTGACCCTGCCGCCCCGGCGCTGGCAGCAGCTGGTGCTCGCCGTCGTCGTGGGCGTGCTCTTCGGCGTGCCGTTCCACTTCGGGCGCGTGTTCGGCACGTACGAGCTCGCACTCGTGATCGGCAACCTGCTGGCGTTCTTCGCGGGGCAGCGCGGCGGCATCCGGCTCGCATTCGCGGGCCGCCGGCAGCTCACGCCGAACACCTGGGAGCTCTCGTTCACGCCCCGCCGCCCGGTGCGTTTCGCCGCGGGCCAGTTCATGGAGCTGTCGCTGCCGCACGCCAAGGCCGACGTGCGCGGGCAGCGCCGCACGTTCAGCATCGCGTCGGGGGCGCAGGATCACGACGTGGTGCGGTTCGGTCTCACCACCTCCGTGCCCTCGTCGTCGTTCAAGACCGCGCTGCTGTCGCTCGAGCCCGGCACGGAGATCGCCGCCACCAGCGTCGGCGGCGACTTCACGCTGCCTCTCGACTCTTCCCGGGCGCTGCTGCTCGTCGCGGGCGGCATCGGCATCACCCCTTCATCAGCCAGCTGCAGCAGCTGCGCGCAGCCTCCGACACCCGCGACGTCGTGCTGCTCTACTCCGTGCCCTCGGCCGACGAGCCGGCTTATCGCGACGAGCTCGCGGCGCTCGGCGTGCGGGTGCTGCTGCTCGCGCCGTCGGAGCCCGCCACACTGCCGGAGGGGTGGACGTACGTGGGGTCGGGGCACGTGACCGAGCATCT
This window encodes:
- a CDS encoding TetR/AcrR family transcriptional regulator, translating into MDPRARRSRDRLTKTVLAFAERGRLDDVTVSELARAAEVTRDTFYRHATSVTDLLTLAIRELLEEFGAAYSAELPPRSELATVLRESEPALLHHIAEHANVYRTALSGPNASPVYRTLVDFLARSLELALREYPDIAPLPPDELDGSAVAMISVYGAAGFVAAVREWLVIGDLDDVDRAVRVISSGAPQWWSRATGRL
- a CDS encoding MFS transporter; its protein translation is MTSSTERSGWSSVASVALGSFVLVLSEFLPIGLLPSIAQGLHVGVGTAGLMVVFTALTGAIAAPVVTVATSKIDRRAVLVGLTILLVVADGIAAIAPTFGVLLVARMLLGVGIGGFWAIGAGIAGRLVPAASVIRATSLITAGISVATVVSLPLGAFVSSLASWRLAFVIGGVLGLVALMLQLILLPRIPATHRVRFASLGALLRIPRARVGLIATAFVFVAQFAAYTYVTPYLKDIVGAGPDTITLALLVFGVAGIVGNFVAGATLSRSVLGTLGVAKFVLAGAVVALPLLAHSVPGVFALLVIWGFVWGALPLGTQTWMGGASPNGSESGLALFVTTIQLSISVGSVAGGAVVSALGISADFWLAAAIAVVGAVVLIALGLRRSNALVPAAASPATVTAVAGGSDCVPAA
- a CDS encoding FAD-binding and (Fe-S)-binding domain-containing protein, translated to MSAATATRPAWVDALASELHGELDDDARRRAEYSSDASNYRVVPTGVVYPRDEHDVVACVQAARANGSSVTARGAGTSIAGNAVGAGLVLDFSRHFTRIVRLDPEARTATLQPGVILADLQKAAAEHGLRFGPDPSTQSRCTLGGMIGNNACGPRAVHWGRTADNVVSLTMVEGSGRITTVGEGSDTHPALDALVSRNLAVFRTELGRFGRQGSGFGLEHLLPERGRDLAKALAGTEGTCGILLEATVSLVPIPASTSLVVLSYDDVAAAADDVPSLLPLRPVAIESMDAPLVDVVRLARGAETVPSLPDGGAWLFVELEGATDDEADAAAALVARTAAGARDSRLVGRGPEGRRLWRIREDGVGLAGRAIDPATGDSRPAWPGWEDSAVPVENLGAYLRDLAALKKKHGVHGLEYGHFGDGCVHTRLDFPLEQGPELFRAFLDEAAPLVVRHGGSLSGEHGDGRARSGLLPVMYSPEALQAFADFRRIFDPDGVLNPGIVLDPAPVDADLRVPLSRILPVRGLSLPHDHGDLSEAVHRCVGVGKCRADNSSTGGFMCPSFLATKDEKDSTRGRARVLQEVIDGSLIRGFDDPAVAESLDLCLSCRACASDCPAGVDMASYKSEVLHRRYERRIRPLAHYTFGRLPLWLRFTAVPGVARVVNIAGRFRPLARLCLRLAGADPRRDVPRLPAQTLRQWWAARSRADARWVEPSEAGPSTSPQAAPHGRVVIWADSFTNGVTPQVGIAAVSVLEQAGYEPILLERQECCGLTWITTGQLDQAKRLLRSSVDALWPFVSEGVPVVGLEPSCTAVLRSDVVELLPGDPRAAAVSDATLTLAELLRGTPGWETPPLDDVEAVVQPHCHQHAVMGFEADAALLASGGATTTTVSGCCGLAGNFGMEKGHYDVSVAVAENGLLPALRAAPDAVLLADGFSCRTQAEQLAGRHGQHLAELLASRLPR
- a CDS encoding MFS transporter: MSNPADGVGFRSERGPILIALMLTTGLVAIDSTIVATAVPSIVHDIGGFSSFPWVFSIYLLAQAVSVPIYAKLSDTVGRKPIVLIGIGLFLLGSVLCGFAWSMPALILFRVIQGLGAGAVQPMAITIAGDIYTLKERAKAQGYLASVWAISSVVGPTLGGVFSSLGIWRGIFFVNVPLCLLAVWMLLRAFHENIERTRHRVDYLGAGLLTGALSLLIVAVLEGGQAWAWDSPVSIGAFALGALVLVAFLVVERRAAEPVLPPWVFSRRLLLTTSLISFGVGALILGLTSYVPTYLEGAGGQSPILAGLALAALTLGWPVSASQSGRLYLRIGFRSTVLIGVTLTVIGAALLVVVAPLVSVLLVALTCFVMGLGMGLVATPSLIAAQSSVEWNERGVVTGTNLFSRSIGSALGVAVFGAIANAIYAATQGGDHVPHVIVSASTAVFVAVVVTALLVVIAVLAMPRVRAAAAGAADAAADGSASGSAPTGPVPLAAD
- a CDS encoding FAD:protein FMN transferase, with the protein product MPVVADPRLPAVWHFDAIGAPWAISTASPLPAPVAQRVSDCIAAFDRTWSRFRDDSLVARIAREPGRYEMPQDATPLFDLYRRLDEVTGGAVSPLVGRRLEHLGYDRDYSFRLAPGVSASDPAAVPRFAEVAHWDGRVLTTTAPVLIDIGAAGKGCLVDLVCAILDEASLDAAGVTDYVVDASGDLRHHGTVPARVALEHPFDPTLAIGVIELSNAALCASAPNRRTWGEGLHHIIDATTGLPTSSVVASWALAPTGLAADGLATALFFRSPDALAEAFADDFTLEAVRVTADGIASTTPTFSGDLFS